The Candidatus Omnitrophota bacterium nucleotide sequence CCACATCAAACGCGAGGAAGCCCTGATTGCGCAATGCCGCACGACCCTCGCCCCGCAGGCGCTCAGCGCGATTGCGCTGGAGCACCACGATGAGCCGGAGCAATTGCAGACCATCAAGCGGCTGTTCGTGAAGGGCGATGGCCGCGTCATGGAGCGCGCGGTGCCGGCATTAAGCGAAGCCATTCAGCGGATGCGGCGCCATATGGCGGAAGAAGAAACCTCGCTGTTTCCGCTCCTGCAACGTGAGTTGGCCGGGCAACAACCGCCGACCCCGCCCATCGCGCAGACGTCGATCCTCAATGAGTGCATGACGGTCAACCGCGTGGCGCATGAGCACCCGGCGACGAAAGCCGTCTTTGAGCACCTCCTCATTCATATGCCATCGGAGGGGTGCTCCTGTTTGGATGAGGTTGCCTGGCAGCATGGGATGGATAGCCGACAGCTCGTGGAGGAGCTGGAGCGCGTGATTCCGCCGCATCGGCCGCGGCGAGCCAAGGCGGTTGAGCGCCTGCAACAAGCGCCGGAGTGCGCATGCCGATAACGTCACGCCGACCACCTCGGCCGGAAGGCCGGCTGTGGCGGCGGAAGATGCAAAGCTTAGGGTTGCGCCTCTCCAAGAGGTGCCGGCGACGCCATGCCTCCGGTGCCCCGATGAAACGCAGTCCATAGAACAGAACCGGTTTCATCAATTTGCGCGAGGAAGGAGTCCTCCGATGCCCCTCACCGTGCTGCTCACCATCGCGGTGGTGGTCGGCTACGCCCTGGGAGCCGTGCTCATCGGCCTAGCGATGTTTCCAGGGGCGATGTTCTGCTCGGCGGTCTGGCCGCG carries:
- a CDS encoding hemerythrin domain-containing protein; the encoded protein is MRAIERLQRDHRVLQAKLNVIETALRMGPEVWPVVREVCCTLARQLHDHIKREEALIAQCRTTLAPQALSAIALEHHDEPEQLQTIKRLFVKGDGRVMERAVPALSEAIQRMRRHMAEEETSLFPLLQRELAGQQPPTPPIAQTSILNECMTVNRVAHEHPATKAVFEHLLIHMPSEGCSCLDEVAWQHGMDSRQLVEELERVIPPHRPRRAKAVERLQQAPECACR